Proteins encoded together in one Anopheles darlingi chromosome 3, idAnoDarlMG_H_01, whole genome shotgun sequence window:
- the LOC125955902 gene encoding mucin-5AC isoform X2 produces the protein MATNPFKQSPPIPPSSNQISSSNGQQQNYDDRVPPLPCSTTTTTTTTIALGSAASAALINTSAPTTTTTTTDNSILKQRAPCACSNISIMQLFHEMKQKYPTVPDTVVSELVTQHCHDRPTCIGRLEEAVLGTPAQTTYPAQSIHSGSLKRRSGASSRGGTGRLPQDGTGSTGGSSSNSSVSSGGSSSSNSSSRESSVDSRSGGMLGPKVCTAARPTTLAVGQRPLAPAPAPPVPPMRPNRTAPLCPPLAAQLANSTITTTTTTTTATTSGSTGSAVGETVNVRLNVTVSPVSGGGQRHKSMISLQPEPPYSCELANVTSTFNSGVTPVAGIVTATAITPNARGPPVLGGLHAAAGGNGGAPSGRSSTSVNLTLRQPTDGRPHSPILVHASPLKYTSKNFNAQSGIQSKLEVTFGDGFGSFRAVRAHVPGYEQHRVAQQQQQQQPQQPASRSPFLSTTTQDQQEMLGLVDDREPFWQMPLTTSSPLPHVSIAAGHHRLQPSRGTLGSLRAGEGGSPYAAISGNLESDGLTKELRYQNFVVAEMAVSQQLEQKQRLSKEVERKRMQFELICREIYVLQKPLRSIDAELLNREVLLLAAEVEQLQKEVDSCDDEEALAAVAAAGAGVSITDGLSALSVEGGSPMLPPGNGSTVVNRPPRPPRPPPPRVPTGQSPCPSSSSAGSITPGTPLFPSVSSGHHLPPPFGIGYPASGSSSSSSPSSSSSAFTPSAIGGGDPLLASHRSEGESGGNSSSSSQQQQQPGGLPNQPWTCSLCTFQNHELMTSCEVCSLPKASVVTSGQDIHIFLSPGQNKIIHSWIVS, from the exons ATGGCGACTAATCCTTTCAAACAATCGCCACCGATACCGCCGAGCTCGAaccagatcagcagcagcaacgggcagcagcagaattatGATGACCGAGTACCACCGCTTCcttgctcgacgacgacgacgacgacgacgacgattgcacTCGGATCGGCTGCATCGGCGGCACTCATCAACACATCagcacctaccaccaccaccaccaccaccgacaacagTATCCTGAAGCAGCGTGCACCGTGTGCCTGCTCGAACATCAGCATTATGCAGCTGTTTCACGAGATGAAGCAAAAGTATCCGACAGTCCCGGATACGGTCGTGTCGGAGCTCGTCACGCAGCACTGTCACGATCGGCCGACGTGTATCGGTAGGCTAGAGGAGGCCGTACTGGGCACACCGGCCCAGACGACCTATCCAGCTCAATCCATCCACAGTGGAAGTCTTAAGCGCCGTAGCGGTGCTTCGAGTAGAGGTGGTACCGGCAGGCTACCACAGGATGGCACAGGATCCacaggtggcagcagcagcaacagtagtgtTAGTAGTggcggtagcagtagtagtaacagcagcagccgggagAGCAGCGTAGACAGTAGGAGTGGTGGGATGTTAGGACCGAAAGTCTGTACGGCAGCACGACCTACGACACTGGCTGTGGGGCAACGtccactggcaccggcaccggcaccaccggtaccTCCGATGCGTCCAAATCGAACGGCACCGTTGTGTCCACCGTTGGCAGCGCAGTTGGCCAACTCCACcatcacaacgacgacgacgacgacgacggctacgACAAGTGGCAGCACCGGCAGTGCCGTCGGTGAAACGGTGAACGTACGGCTCAATGTGACCGTATCGCCGGTAAGCGGCGGTGGACAGCGGCACAAATCGATGATCTCGCtacaaccggaaccaccgtACTCGTGCGAACTGGCGAACGTAACGAGCACCTTCAACAGTGGTGTCACACCGGTGGCCGGCATTGTAACTGCGACGGCCATCACACCGAACGCACGAGGGCCACCGGTATTAGGAGGtctccatgctgctgctggtggcaatggtggtgcaCCCAGTGGACGTAGTTCTACCTCGGTTAATCTTACCCTTCGGCAACCGACGGACGGTCGCCCGCATTCGCCGATCCTAGTGCATGCCAGCCCGCTCAAGTATACGTCGAAGAACTTTAACGCCCAGTCCGGCATTCAATCGAAGCTGGAGGTAACGTTTGGTgatggtttcggttcgttccggGCAGTACGGGCGCACGTACCAGGGTACGAACAACATCGTgtcgctcagcagcagcagcagcagcagccacagcagccagcatctcGCTCTCCTTTTCTGTCTACGACAACACAGGACCAACAGGAGATGCTCGGATTGGTGGACGATCGTGAACCATTCTGGCAGATGCCACTAACAACCTCCTCTCCATTGCCGCACGTCTCGATTGCGGCCGGTCACCACCGACTGCAGCCTTCAAGAGGAACGTTAGGATCACTGCGAGCCGGAGAAGGAGGCTCACCGTATGCCGCTATCAGCGGCAACCTAGAGAGCGATGGACTGACAAAGGAGCTACGCTATCAGAACTTTGTCGTAGCAG AGATGGCCGTCTCgcagcagctggaacagaAGCAGCGGCTGAGCAAGGAGGTAGAACGCAAGCGGATGCAGTTTGAGCTGATTTGCCGCGAGATCTATGTGCTACAGAAACCGCTACGGAGCATCGATGCGGAGCTACTTAACCGGgaggtgctgctactggcggCCGAAGTCGAACAGCTGCAGAAGGAGGTGGATTcgtgcgacgacgaggaagcaCTGGCCGCTGTGGCTgcggccggtgccggagtTTCCATTACCGATGGTCTGAGTGCACTTAGTGTCGAAGGTG GATCACCGATGCTTCCACCTGGCAATGGCTCCACCGTAGTGAATCGTCCGCCACGTCCACCGAGACCACCGCCTCCGCGTGTACCAACGGGGCAATCACCCTGtcccagcagtagtagcgctgGTAGTATCACACCCGGCACACCACTGTTTCCTTCCGTCAGCAGTGGACACCATCTGCCGCCACCGTTTGGTATCGGATACCCGGCGTCCGGTTcttcgtcctcatcctcgCCCAGCTCATCGTCTTCCGCGTTCacaccatcggccatcggtggcGGAGATCCGCTGTTAGCGAGTCATCGCTCGGAAGGAGAATccggtggcaacagcagcagtagcagtcagcaacagcagcaaccgggtgGACTACCCAACCAGCCGTGGACATGCAGTCTTTGTACATTCCAAAATCACGAACTAATGACCTCGTGTGAAGTCTGCTCGCTGCCGAAAGCATCGG TTGTAACTTCGGGTCAAGATATTCACATTTTCCTATCACCGGGACAAAACA AGATCATTCATTCGTGGATCGTATCGTAG
- the LOC125955902 gene encoding mucin-5AC isoform X1 yields the protein MATNPFKQSPPIPPSSNQISSSNGQQQNYDDRVPPLPCSTTTTTTTTIALGSAASAALINTSAPTTTTTTTDNSILKQRAPCACSNISIMQLFHEMKQKYPTVPDTVVSELVTQHCHDRPTCIGRLEEAVLGTPAQTTYPAQSIHSGSLKRRSGASSRGGTGRLPQDGTGSTGGSSSNSSVSSGGSSSSNSSSRESSVDSRSGGMLGPKVCTAARPTTLAVGQRPLAPAPAPPVPPMRPNRTAPLCPPLAAQLANSTITTTTTTTTATTSGSTGSAVGETVNVRLNVTVSPVSGGGQRHKSMISLQPEPPYSCELANVTSTFNSGVTPVAGIVTATAITPNARGPPVLGGLHAAAGGNGGAPSGRSSTSVNLTLRQPTDGRPHSPILVHASPLKYTSKNFNAQSGIQSKLEVTFGDGFGSFRAVRAHVPGYEQHRVAQQQQQQQPQQPASRSPFLSTTTQDQQEMLGLVDDREPFWQMPLTTSSPLPHVSIAAGHHRLQPSRGTLGSLRAGEGGSPYAAISGNLESDGLTKELRYQNFVVAEMAVSQQLEQKQRLSKEVERKRMQFELICREIYVLQKPLRSIDAELLNREVLLLAAEVEQLQKEVDSCDDEEALAAVAAAGAGVSITDGLSALSVEGGSPMLPPGNGSTVVNRPPRPPRPPPPRVPTGQSPCPSSSSAGSITPGTPLFPSVSSGHHLPPPFGIGYPASGSSSSSSPSSSSSAFTPSAIGGGDPLLASHRSEGESGGNSSSSSQQQQQPGGLPNQPWTCSLCTFQNHELMTSCEVCSLPKASGTRTLTTGSGGTAALSAASLVSATNPVLASDTGGCGGGGGGLGAIFRRQHLSVDTGVAAAAAAAAAAAVVGVSVGPSTAPPSYTADMASSAFSVPNASSLPSLPNPTMPPDHTGAPQQQQQQQQQQQQQPSPPPLQNARYQKSSIEC from the exons ATGGCGACTAATCCTTTCAAACAATCGCCACCGATACCGCCGAGCTCGAaccagatcagcagcagcaacgggcagcagcagaattatGATGACCGAGTACCACCGCTTCcttgctcgacgacgacgacgacgacgacgacgattgcacTCGGATCGGCTGCATCGGCGGCACTCATCAACACATCagcacctaccaccaccaccaccaccaccgacaacagTATCCTGAAGCAGCGTGCACCGTGTGCCTGCTCGAACATCAGCATTATGCAGCTGTTTCACGAGATGAAGCAAAAGTATCCGACAGTCCCGGATACGGTCGTGTCGGAGCTCGTCACGCAGCACTGTCACGATCGGCCGACGTGTATCGGTAGGCTAGAGGAGGCCGTACTGGGCACACCGGCCCAGACGACCTATCCAGCTCAATCCATCCACAGTGGAAGTCTTAAGCGCCGTAGCGGTGCTTCGAGTAGAGGTGGTACCGGCAGGCTACCACAGGATGGCACAGGATCCacaggtggcagcagcagcaacagtagtgtTAGTAGTggcggtagcagtagtagtaacagcagcagccgggagAGCAGCGTAGACAGTAGGAGTGGTGGGATGTTAGGACCGAAAGTCTGTACGGCAGCACGACCTACGACACTGGCTGTGGGGCAACGtccactggcaccggcaccggcaccaccggtaccTCCGATGCGTCCAAATCGAACGGCACCGTTGTGTCCACCGTTGGCAGCGCAGTTGGCCAACTCCACcatcacaacgacgacgacgacgacgacggctacgACAAGTGGCAGCACCGGCAGTGCCGTCGGTGAAACGGTGAACGTACGGCTCAATGTGACCGTATCGCCGGTAAGCGGCGGTGGACAGCGGCACAAATCGATGATCTCGCtacaaccggaaccaccgtACTCGTGCGAACTGGCGAACGTAACGAGCACCTTCAACAGTGGTGTCACACCGGTGGCCGGCATTGTAACTGCGACGGCCATCACACCGAACGCACGAGGGCCACCGGTATTAGGAGGtctccatgctgctgctggtggcaatggtggtgcaCCCAGTGGACGTAGTTCTACCTCGGTTAATCTTACCCTTCGGCAACCGACGGACGGTCGCCCGCATTCGCCGATCCTAGTGCATGCCAGCCCGCTCAAGTATACGTCGAAGAACTTTAACGCCCAGTCCGGCATTCAATCGAAGCTGGAGGTAACGTTTGGTgatggtttcggttcgttccggGCAGTACGGGCGCACGTACCAGGGTACGAACAACATCGTgtcgctcagcagcagcagcagcagcagccacagcagccagcatctcGCTCTCCTTTTCTGTCTACGACAACACAGGACCAACAGGAGATGCTCGGATTGGTGGACGATCGTGAACCATTCTGGCAGATGCCACTAACAACCTCCTCTCCATTGCCGCACGTCTCGATTGCGGCCGGTCACCACCGACTGCAGCCTTCAAGAGGAACGTTAGGATCACTGCGAGCCGGAGAAGGAGGCTCACCGTATGCCGCTATCAGCGGCAACCTAGAGAGCGATGGACTGACAAAGGAGCTACGCTATCAGAACTTTGTCGTAGCAG AGATGGCCGTCTCgcagcagctggaacagaAGCAGCGGCTGAGCAAGGAGGTAGAACGCAAGCGGATGCAGTTTGAGCTGATTTGCCGCGAGATCTATGTGCTACAGAAACCGCTACGGAGCATCGATGCGGAGCTACTTAACCGGgaggtgctgctactggcggCCGAAGTCGAACAGCTGCAGAAGGAGGTGGATTcgtgcgacgacgaggaagcaCTGGCCGCTGTGGCTgcggccggtgccggagtTTCCATTACCGATGGTCTGAGTGCACTTAGTGTCGAAGGTG GATCACCGATGCTTCCACCTGGCAATGGCTCCACCGTAGTGAATCGTCCGCCACGTCCACCGAGACCACCGCCTCCGCGTGTACCAACGGGGCAATCACCCTGtcccagcagtagtagcgctgGTAGTATCACACCCGGCACACCACTGTTTCCTTCCGTCAGCAGTGGACACCATCTGCCGCCACCGTTTGGTATCGGATACCCGGCGTCCGGTTcttcgtcctcatcctcgCCCAGCTCATCGTCTTCCGCGTTCacaccatcggccatcggtggcGGAGATCCGCTGTTAGCGAGTCATCGCTCGGAAGGAGAATccggtggcaacagcagcagtagcagtcagcaacagcagcaaccgggtgGACTACCCAACCAGCCGTGGACATGCAGTCTTTGTACATTCCAAAATCACGAACTAATGACCTCGTGTGAAGTCTGCTCGCTGCCGAAAGCATCGGGTACAAGAACGCTGAccactggtagtggtgggaCTGCTGCACTTTCAGCTGCTTCACTAGTATCCGCTACCAATCCAGTACTAGCGTCGGAtactggtggttgtggtggtggtggcggtggtctggGAGCTATATTCCGTCGTCAGCATCTTTCCGTGGATACTGgcgtagcggcagcagcagctgcggctgctgcggctgccgtTGTCGGTGTTTCCGTTGGTCCTTCCACGGCACCACCGTCCTATACGGCTGACATGGCATCATCAGCTTTCTCCGTACCTAATGCCTCATCCTTACCATCCCTTCCTAATCCTACGATGCCACCGGACCATACTGgtgcaccgcagcagcagcagcaacagcagcaacaacagcaacagcaacccagTCCACCACCATTACAGAACGCTCGGTATCAGAAATCATCCATCGAATGCTAG